In Oryza sativa Japonica Group chromosome 1, ASM3414082v1, the genomic stretch AAGATAAAACGCACCTTCAATAATGCGGTAGAGTGGAGTTTTCCATCATGGTTGTACACACGAATCCTGGTGCAGTAACTCTGTGTTTAAGCGCGCAATACTACAACTAATTAAGAAGTCTTTTGAGCTACTCCACCGGACAATTATCGTGGACTAATTTTTTGATGCCTCCATTTATTATAAAAGTACTATTTCTATTGTAGTACTGCTTAGGGCTAAACACACTTTAACCGTTTATCGctttatcaaattttaaaagttcTATAAGTTTTTTCTCTTAAAACTATAATAAAATTTGGCAAAAGGCATGAAAGTAAACAAAACCAACACTAAAATGTGCTTAAATTTTCGTATGGTTGATTCGGTGAACAAGTCCTTGTTAACTTGATCTCAGCATACTAGTATCACTTATCTCCTCCTGTGGCATACATGTTAGGGTGACACACCACTGCTTGCCCGTGTGTTACGCAACAGAGAAGAGAGACAAGATAgtagtaaaagaaaaagaaaatatcctATATACTCCAGCAAGGGGAGCAGCGTGTGTGCACGTAGCACGCACAGCAGTAGGTGCGCGAAGCAATGGGGCATCGtccaagccaaaaaaaaaagaaaaaaaaagaaaaaaagaaaagctgtCCGTAGGTGAGGGTGTGAGGCGAGAGACGGTGCTGCATCCACCACCCCGCTGCGCCCGCTGCCGCTGCAGCCTGGTCAGCCAGCCAGACAGCCCGCACCCACGCGGACAGGGCCCACCACGAACCAAACCGGCCCGGTTCGGTTCACAGCCACACGCCGCGGCCCGGTTTATTTCTCTTGATTTATTTAATTGGTTTAACTTCTTTTTAATACTAATGTTTTAGCGTGTGGTTTTTTGGTGTACTCCCTACAAAGAGACCACCACCAATCCGGCTACCCCATcccccctcctctttctctcctcttctcctctccacAAAAACATTTCTACTGCTTGCTCGTCTAGTATTCCCCACCTCCCTTTCCTTGCCTTCctcgctgcctcctcctcttcctcctccgtctccgcTAGGGtttccgcgccgccgccgccccgatccgagatgccgccggccgccatggctccccctcccccgccgcagGGCTCCTCCACAggtacgcgcgcgcgcgaccCGCCCCGCGCGGTCAGATCTGGTCAACACAGCTCTCCTCGCTTGCGAGCTTCGTTGGGGTTGGGTTTCGAGGTTGTTAATGGTTTTGGTGGTGGTGCAGGGGATCCGCTCTACGACGAGCTGTGGCACGCCTGCGCGGGGCCGCTCGTCACCGTGCCGCGGGTGGGCGACCTCGTCTTCTACTTCCCGCAGGGGCACATCGAGCAGGTGGGGTGAAGCTTCCCCTTCTGATTCGGCAATTTTCGGCTTGAGAGGTTGCTTTTTCGAGCGCTGATTTTGGTTTTTTGATTTGATTGATTGTGCTGGGTTGCTGCAGGTGGAGGCGTCCATGAACCAGGTTGCCGACAGCCAGATGCGCCTCTACGATCTGCCCTCCAAGCTGCTTTGCCGTGTCCTCAACGTCGAGCTCAAGGTGTGCTTCCTACTTCCCCTTTGATTTGCTTGCTCTTCAATTCCGGAGCTCACCGACGCGACCCCTCTCTGCTTCatctgtttgtttgtttgttctgCTTCGATTTTGACTCTGTtgctttgttatttttttttgttggggaATTTTGTAGGCGGAGCAAGACACCGACGAGGTCTACGCGCAGGTCATGCTCATGCCGGAGCCCGAGGTAAATTTCCCGCGTGAATTCTTCGGAGGATGAGTAATTTTTGCCGTCTCGGTGAAGTTGTTTAATTTCTTTCTCTGTTTGAAtttgtttaatttctttctCTGTTTGTTCCTGCAGCAAAatgagatggcggtggagaagaCGACTCCTACGTCCGGCCCTGTGCAGGCAAGGCCGCCGGTGAGGTCCTTCTGCAAGACGCTCACCGCGTCTGACACCAGCACGCACGGCGGCTTCTCTGTACTCCGCCGCCACGCTGATGAGTGCCTCCCTCCCCTGGTATGTGTGTCTTTTAACCCTGGAGTAGATGATCCTATTAATGTTCTTCATTTGAAGTGTGTTTAAGTTGTAATTGATCTGTGCTACTAGCTGACCTGATCTGCTTGCTTGTCAGGATATGACCCAGTCGCCACCCACACAGGAGCTCGTGGCCAAGGATCTGCACAGCATGGACTGGCGCTTCCGTCACATCTTTCGCGGTAAGTTGTGTGCCCCTTTGCTTACCATGGTTCATGCCATTTTTACACCGTCTTGCATACACCTGCGGCTCTGCAGACCACTAGTTGTAATTGCTGTTAGTTCTTTGTCAATTGATTAGACCACTGTACCATTCAAGCATTTCTGGCAATGTTACACATCAAATCTTTCAATGAATCGCAAAAGTTTTTTCTTTCTGTACTTGAtgttgacgatgatgatgattatTGTGTTATTGCTGTTGAATATCATCAGGGCAACCGAGGAGGCATCTCCTTCAGAGTGGTTGGAGTGTGTTTGTCAGTTCCAAAAGGCTTGTTGCTGGGGATGCTTTCATTTTCCTCAGGTCTGTTGTGGTACCCTCTCTGCCCAGCATTTCAATTCCTTGATCAAGTGTTAACTTTGCTGTGCTCTACGCAGAGGAGAGAATGGTGAACTCCGTGTTGGTGTTAGACGAGCTATGAGGCAGCTGTCCAATGTGCCTTCTTCAGTCATATCTAGCCAAAGCATGCACCTGGGAGTCCTTGCTACTGCATGGCATGCTATCAACACGAAGAGTATGTTCACCGTCTACTACAAACCTAGGTATGTTGAGATGTCCACTACAAATCTATTGTTTTATCTGGCTGTTAGGCTATTCTTGCATAGTTGCATGATCTGTAACATATCGAAGCTGTTCCTGCCACTGTGATCCCATCTAATTAAACTTCTCTGAATGATGATGATAGGACGAGCCCTTCAGAGTTCATTATACCATATGATCAGTATATGGAGTCCGTCAAAAACAATTACTCTGTTGGGATGAGGTTCAGGATGAGGTTTGAAGGAGAAGAGGCACCAGAGCAGAGGTATCTGTTGTCTTGATATTCTATGTAAATATGGTTTTATGTGGATTATTCCAAGTGATTGCTTGATTAAACTTATTTCCATTATGTAGGTTTACTGGTACTATAATTGGCAGTGAGAATCTCGACCCAGTGTGGCCTGAATCAAGTTGGAGATCCCTGAAGGTAGGTTCTTGTTTACTACTGGCATTTTATGTGGCTGGAGAAGTTATGTATTGATGGGAGGAGTTTTTCAATAATGTAGGTGCGGTGGGATGAACCATCAACTATTCCGCGGCCAGATAGAGTCTCTCCTTGGAAAATAGAGCCTGCTTCATCACCTCCTGTTAACCCCCTTCCTCTTTCTAGGGTTAAAAGACCTAGGCCAAATGCTCCTCCAGCATCTCCTGAATCTCCTATTCTTACGAAAGAAGGtaactacacaatcttatagaTCTTAAGAGGAAGGGTGATGATAATGCGTGTTCAATTAATCCTCTGAAAACTGTTGGTGCCATTTGCAGCTGCTACTAAGGTTGACACTGATCCTGCTCAAGCACAACGAAGTCAAAACAGTACGGTCTTGCAAGGTCAAGAACAAATGACCTTGAGGAGCAACCTTACTGAGAGTAATGACTCTGATGTCACTGCTCATAAGCCAATGATGTGGTCTCCATCCCCAAATGCTGCAAAAGCCCACCCCTTGACATTTCAGCAGAGACCCCCTATGGATAATTGGATGCAGTTGGGAAGGCGTGAAACTGACTTTAAGGATGTCCGTTCTGGCTCTCAATCTTTTGGTGATTCCCCAGGCTTCTTTATGCAGAATTTTGATGAGGCTCCTAACC encodes the following:
- the LOC4326957 gene encoding auxin response factor 4, yielding MPPAAMAPPPPPQGSSTGDPLYDELWHACAGPLVTVPRVGDLVFYFPQGHIEQVEASMNQVADSQMRLYDLPSKLLCRVLNVELKAEQDTDEVYAQVMLMPEPEQNEMAVEKTTPTSGPVQARPPVRSFCKTLTASDTSTHGGFSVLRRHADECLPPLDMTQSPPTQELVAKDLHSMDWRFRHIFRGQPRRHLLQSGWSVFVSSKRLVAGDAFIFLRGENGELRVGVRRAMRQLSNVPSSVISSQSMHLGVLATAWHAINTKSMFTVYYKPRTSPSEFIIPYDQYMESVKNNYSVGMRFRMRFEGEEAPEQRFTGTIIGSENLDPVWPESSWRSLKVRWDEPSTIPRPDRVSPWKIEPASSPPVNPLPLSRVKRPRPNAPPASPESPILTKEAATKVDTDPAQAQRSQNSTVLQGQEQMTLRSNLTESNDSDVTAHKPMMWSPSPNAAKAHPLTFQQRPPMDNWMQLGRRETDFKDVRSGSQSFGDSPGFFMQNFDEAPNRLTSFKNQFQDQGSARHFSDPYYYVSPQPSLTVESSTQMHTDSKELHFWNGQSTVYGNSRDRPQNFRFEQNSSSWLNQSFARPEQPRVIRPHASIAPVELEKTEGSGFKIFGFKVDTTNAPNNHLSSPMAATHEPMLQTPSSLNQLQPVQTDCIPEVSVSTAGTATENEKSGQQAQQSSKDVQSKTQVASTRSCTKVHKQGVALGRSVDLSKFSNYDELKAELDKMFEFDGELVSSNKNWQIVYTDNEGDMMLVGDDPWEEFCSIVRKIYIYTKEEVQKMNSKSNAPRKDDSSENEKGHLPMPNKSDN